The genome window GGATGCAAATCCGTCTAAAAGTGATTTAGTGTAAAGGATTGTAGTATTGCCATTAATACCTTCTTCAAAAGATCCGATAATGGCCATTGCCCCTATGCAGAATATTAATGAAGCCGTTATCATACCATCAATAAATCCAGTATCCTTGGAACCAACCATCTGTTTTAATTTGCTGGCTCCGCGTTCAAAAAGAGTATCGAGCTGTAGAAGCTCTCCAATGATTCCTCCAATGAGCAAACTAAACATAAGTATCAGAATATCTTGTACTTTCAAGGCCATCTGAAGCCCAATAAGGATTGTGCCGAGTCCAAGTGCTTGAAATACTATTTGTCTGATGCGTTCTGGGAAACGGCTGTGTAGTATGACGCCAAGTAAAGATCCGCCAATAATGGCAGCTCCATTAACAAGGGAACCGGTAGGTATCATGTGAATCTCGCTTAGAAGAGTTGTGGATAGGCATCATGGTTATCATTGACTTTTAGTGTTTACAATAGTTGAAGTTCGTATAATTGATTTATTATTGTGATTTTAAAATAGAAATATTTTTATTGCAAAAAGCTGTATATTTTAAATTTTCCTTGTAAATAAACTTGACAGTATCTGGATCATTTAATATTAACAATCCCTCACATAGGCCGGGATGGCGGAATTGGTAGACGCAGCGGACTCAAAATCCGCCGGTAGCAATGCCTTGCGAGTTCGAGTCTCGCTCCCGGTACCAGATATTACAAGGGTTTTTCGCAAAAAGCGAAAGGCCCTTTTTTCATGTCCAAAACAGTTCTCCCCCCACTCTTCCCCATAAAATGAAAAAAGTGAAAGAATTTTGATTAAGTTCAAATTTTTTTCACTTAGCGTTCCCCATGTCTGTTTAACTACTCAGTTAATTTACTGACTTTTTAGATTTGTAAATATAATTTAGCTCGCTTAAGGATGGCTAAGCCTGATAAAGTTATGGAGAGATTGAGCATGAATAAAGAACATAATGATGAATCTACAGTAAGAGTCTGTACTAGCGGAAGCTGCATTCCAGAGAGAAAAGATTTATCTCAGCACCCTTTTGTTACTTCTGGCTTGAAGCTGAAGCTGGATGTGGTGGAAAAAGTTTTTAGCATCCTTCTTTTACTGACGGGAATATATTTGGGCTGCTTGATTTTCATCCTCTTGCCGTCAAATCCAAAGTTGGGTGCTTCATACAAAGCTTTTGTCATGACTCTTTTGGCAGGTTTGTTCGTATGGCTTGTAAGGTGTGCGGCTGCTTGGTGGGTTAAGGAGAGGGCTTTGATTGTTAAATATTTCCATTCGCAATTCATGTCGGAGAAAGAGCAAATAGCTACTCTTTTTAAAGAGGTTGAGCGTAAATCGAAGCATGGTTCCCTAAGTCTATTGGCTTTGGCATGTCCTTCAGTGTTTTTTGCAGCTATAGATTGAAAAGTGTCTTTCTTTGCGTTGTTAAAGAAAATGATTGTTTCTTTATTTAATTTTGGACTGTACCTGCCCCACATAAGGATAGAGAAAAGCACCTCGACCAATATAAAATATAATAAATGCCAGCCATAGACCGGTGTTGCCCCATAGCGGAACGCAAACTGCCAGTGTTCCTAAAAATCCTAATAGTGCCTTGAATGTTGAATTTCGTACCGGGCGAGTCGCTCCAGCTCCGGTAAATATGCCGTAAAGTGTCAGGCCGAAGCCTGCTGCTATGGGGAAAATGATTCCCCAGTAATATACGGTTTGATAATTGGTCAGGATTTCCGGGATATTTGTAAATATTCTTCCAAGATCTCTACCAAATATTCCTACTATGCTGGACATTATGAGCATTACCCCTATTGTCCATTGTCTGTTCCTAAGGAAAGTCAGTGACATTAGTTCCGCGTCTTGCTGACCGACTGATTTGCCGGAAAAAACACTTGATGTGTTGGCAATGCCATCAAATATATAGCTAATGATGAAAGTTACCTGCATCAGCACTGCATTTGTTGCCAGCTCTGTTGCGCCAAGAGATGCTCCTACTTTAGTCATGAGGTTGAACATTATGAGTAGGCATACTGTACGCAGCAGCAGGTCTATGTTTGAGGAAGCAATAATCCTTATATCATCACTTTTCATACGGAGTTGTGCCAGATAATCTGATAGCGAAATGGGAGCCGTTTGGTGCACGAAGTATAATCCCAAAGCAAGGGTAGAGAATTGGGCGATAAGACTTGCTACTGCAACCCCTGCAACTCCAAGTCTGAATCCAGTTACAAAAATAATATCCAAAATAATATTTAGAATATTACCACTTACCTGGGTGATAAGGGTTTCCCGTGTCTTAGCTTGCCCCATGAGCCAGCCGATGACTGTATAGTTAAGTAAAACAAAAGGTGCGCCCCATATCAGGATTGAAAAATAAATACCTGCCTGCTCAGCTACTTTCGGCTCCGGGGCCATGAGTGACCGGGCTGCATGCCAAATTGGGATTTGCAGCATTACGAAGAGCAGACCCATTCCTGCAGCGAGAATAAAGGGACGAGAAAGACTGGCAATGATATCTTCTTTCTTTTTAGTGCCCAAGGCCATTGCGCTCTGGCTGGTTGTGCTTACCCTGAGGAATCCGAACAGCCAGTAAAGAGTATTTAGAATCACTGTGCCGATTGCAACTCCACCAATATATATAGGTGAATCGAGATGTCCTACAACGGCAGTATCTACAGCCCCTAGCAGAGGCTGGGTGACTGTTGAAACAATGAACGGCAGGGCTATAGCGAAGTATTGGCGATGGGTGATGGATTTACTGTTCATTCTGTATTCTACGTGTGAATGGTTTTTCGAGAAAATGTGCAGCCTGAAGAAGATCTTTAGCATATTCATTTTTCGCGTAATTTAATTTTTTCATGTCATTGATATGTTCGGCAACGATTCCTTTGTTGAGAAATATGAGTTTGTCGCAGACGTATGTCGCCACAGTAATGTCATGGGTGATAAACATAAAGGCAATATTGTGTTTTTCTTTCAGGGTGCGCATAAGCATGAGGACTTGGGCTTGAACGGATACGTCAAGTGAGCTTACGGCTTCATCAAAGAGAATAAATGCAGGATTGGGCGCGATCGCTCTTGCAATGCACACGCGTTGTAACTGGCCTCCACTCAACTGGTGTGGGTAGCGTTCAGCTAGATCTGTACCAAGTCCTACTTCATTTAGAAGTTCTACAATACGTTTTTTTAGAGCTGTTTTTTTCATTGCGGAACGCAGGAGCGGTTCTGCAATGGCTTGCTTAATCAGCATTCTAGGATTTACGGATGTTGTATAATCTTGAAAGACAACACTTTTGGCTAGGGGGCTGGCGGTCACTTCTGGCGAGAAAGTTACTGTGCCGCTGTCAGCATCTTCCAGTCCCAGAATGATCCTGCCCAGAGTGCTTTTACCACTTCCTGACTCTCCTACAATACCAAGGCATTCTCCTTTTTCCATAGAGAAAGTTACGCCTTTGAGTATTTGCTGCCGTTGTTTGGAAAACAAGTCTTCGCCAACCGGAAAACTTTTGGTCACGTTTTGTACATTAAGGAGCATGTTTTTATCCCATAATCTGAGTGAAAGTTTGTACTATATGTTGACGGGTTTCAATTAGGTTTTTGGTATAGTCTTCCTGCGGGGTAAAGAACACCTCATCGGCTTTACCTTTTTCTACTACGCTGCCGTTATGCATTACGATGATATTGTCGGCCAGATGCGAGACAAGGCTCAGGTCGTGGCTGATAAAAATCAGTGCTGTATTGAAGTATTCACGTATAGATTTAAGTTCTCTGATCACATCCTGCTGACTCATATAATCAATTGCAGTCGTTGGTTCATCAGCAATGATCAGGTCCGGGCGCATGACCAAGGCTAAAGCGACCATGATTCGTTGGAGCATTCCTCCGCTTAGTTCATGAGGATACTTGTTGAATATGGTTTCCGGATCTTTGAGATTCACCTGTGAAAAAATCTTTGCCATGCAGTCAAGAGCATCGGCGGGCGATAACTTCTGATGGGAGGTTATTGTTTCAACAACATGGTAGCCTATCGTGAATAGCGGGTTAAAAGCAGTCATCGGGTTCTGCAAAATCATGCATATTTTTCGTCCACGAATTTTTCTACGTTCTTCCTTGTTCATGGTCAGCAGGTCATGGCCTTTGAATACAGCCCTACCTGTTATTTCAAAATGGTTATTTAAAAATCCGTTTATTGCCAAGCAGGTGAGACTTTTCCCGCTACCGGATTCACCCACAATGCCAAGGCATTGATTGTGGTCTAAAGAAAAGGATACATCCTGAGTCAGTGGAGTGGATTTTCCGTGTCCATAATGGGTTATGGACAGGTTTTCTACTTGTAGCAGCATAATTATTGGTGCTCCTTGGGATCGAAAATATCACGCAGGCTGTCACCCAGAAGGTTGAAAGCCGAGACCACAATCATGATTGCTAGGCCGGGTAAAATCATCTGTTCGGGGTTACTGAAAAGCACTTCTTTGGCTTCGTTAAGCATTGCTCCCCATTCTGCCGTGGGAGGTTGAACGCCGAGTCCAAGGAAGGATAGCGTAGATATATTGATGATGATCCAACCTACATCAAGTGTTGCCAGCAGAGTTATTTCACTCGCTACGTTGGGCATGAGGTGCCGAACCAGAATGTATCTTTTTGAAGTTCCGATGGTTTGCGAATATTGAATATAATTGCTGTGTGTATAAGAGATTACCGCGCAGCGTATCATCCTTACATACCACGCCAACTTGGCCACGATGTTAGCTAGGACGATATTGAAAAGTCCGGGGCCGAGAATTCCAACAATGCTTAAAACGAGAACTTCATAAGGAAATGAAAGCATAACATCACAACCACGCATGACGAGTTCGTCAAATTTTCCTCTGAAGTACCCTGAAGTAATACCTATAACAGCGCCTATTGCAGCAGTTATGAGCATGGTTAAAAAGGAATAGAAGAGGGAGGTTCTAACTCCAAAGATGATTCTTGAAGCTACATCTCGCCCTAACTGGTCTGTTCCGAGTGGATATTTCCATGAAGATGGAGCGAAGGTGTTAATGATATCAGTTTCATTGGGATCGTGGGGGGCAATCCAGGGAGCGAAGATACCCACAATAGTAAAGATCGCTATGATCACAATGCAAAATACAGCGGTTTTATTTTTAAGTATTTTATGCATGTTGCGCCCTCGTCTTCAATCTTGGGTCAACCATGCAGTGTAGTATGTCTATGCTGAAGTTCGTGAGTACGAAAAATACGCCCATGATAAAAATATATGCTTGTAGGGTAGGGTAGTCGCGGTTGAAAATACTAGCCACACAGAGTCTTCCTATTCCGGGAATGGCAAAAATATTTTCGATTACCACTGTTCCGGAGAGTATGCGGACTATCCCTATCCCCAGTGCGGTTATGGATGATTGAAGTGAGTTCTTAAGCACGTGCAGCCAGATAATCTTTTTTTCAGAAATACCGCGAGCCCGGGCGTAGAGAGTATAATTTTCTTTCATGTTTTCCAGCATACTGTTGCGTATCAAGCGTACATAGGTCGCAATATAGAGAGTGTTCAGAGAAAGTGCTGGAAGAATGTAATGTGCGAGGGAGCTGGTCCCGCTGCTTGGCAAAATTTTCCAAGTTAGTGAGAATAGCCAGATTAGGAGAAATGCCAACCAGTAATTAGGTACTGATGTTCCTGCGAAAATTATGAACCGCACACCTTTATCAAAGAGGCTGTCTTTCCATACTGCGCTGGCTACTCCCACCGGCAAACTGATGAGAATTAGGAGGACAAGCGCTACACTTGTCAGTTTAAGTGTATATGGAAAGCTACGGGCAAGTTCTCCGGCAACAGTACGATTCGTGTTGGTAAATGATGTTCCGAAATCCAAATGAGCACAGCGCTCCAACCAGATGGCGTAACGAACCAGAAACGGTTTATCCATACCGAGCTCAATCTTCATTTCCTGAATGGCTTCCGGTGTTGGAATCACATCATTGACCCGCAAAGCCACCTCAGCCGGATTGGCTGGAGTAAGATTGACTAATGAAAATGAAAGGAATGAAACCGCGAGCAGTGTTGCAAGGGCGATCAGGGTCCTGCGGATAATATAAACATGCATACAGTTTTGTCTGCCGGGTTTGGGTTTAGAAAATAAATTTACTAAGGGTGAATTCTTGTAGGACCTGCATCCATATAGAGCAGGCCCTTTGTTTTATTGTAGTTTCATGCGCTGGAGCGGAATTTCAAACTGGGATGGATTGAATCCTACATCCTTGACTTTATCACTGAAAATAGCGCGGTTGCGCTCGTAAGTAAGCGGCAGATAAACAGCCTCTTCGTGCAGTGTTTTCAAAATGTATGTGTAATGTTCCTGGCGTTTTTTTATGTCCACGGATTTCAGGGCATCAAGGATAGCCTGATCAATCTGAGCTTTTTCTTTAAGTCCCTGCTGCGCAGCGTAGTCTCCGTATACTGGTTTGCGCATAGCTCCGATGAATGATTGCGGATCGTATGGAGTTCCCCAAGATATGTTGAAGGAGATGTCGAAATCTCCGCCTTTGAGACGGTCGCGGTGAGCCTGTTCTTCTTCACCTACGATTTTCATCTTAACTCCAGATTTGCCCCACATGCTTTGCAGGTATTGAGCTATGGTGCGTTCAAGGACTTTGTCGCTGTCGTAAGTCAACGTTATTTTGAGCTCTTTTCCGTCTTTCTTACGGATGGAACCATCCATTTTCCAGCCTGCTTCATCTAGCAGAACAGCAGCTTTTTTAGGATCGTATTTGTAAGGTTCAAGATCAATATTTGCGCAGGGGATGTTTTTGGAAAACAGAGTGTATGCCGGAGTTTCCATTCCAAGCATAATTTTGTCACTGATGATTTGGCGATTGGTAAGATATTGGAGAGCTCTACGTACGCGAGCATCGCTAAGCTCGGGGCGAGTAGTGTTCAAGATCATCATGCGGGTGGACATGGGATCGGACATAACTGTTCCGAAACCTTTTTTATTTTCGAAACGTTTATAAGCTTTAGGGCTGATCAGATTGAGACCGTAAACGAGGTCGATATCACCGCTTTCAAGTGCTATCAGGCGAGCCTGATTGTCGGGGATAACTTTGGCGATAATCTTTTTGATAGCAGGTTTCTTACCCCAGTAGTTTTCATTGGCAACAAATTCAGAATATTCATCAACTGTGTTGTCTTTCAGTATATAACTGCCTGTTCCGTGCAGGCAGTTTACGCCGTTTTTGGATGTTTTTCCTTTAAAGCATTTGGGGGAAATCATGCGGAAAGGGCGTGTTACGCCAAGCTCTACAATAAAAGGGTAATAAGGCTCAGCAAATTCTATTTCCAGTGTGTATTCGCCTGTCGTGCGAACAGCTTCTTTACCTTTATTTTGTACTGCGAGCATGAGCCTAATGGACTCCAGCCAGCCATGACGGGTGCCATTCTCAAGCAGGGTGTCAAAGTTTTGTTTAGCTGTTTTTGCGTTGAATTTAGTTCCATCAGTGAAGGATACATCGTCGCGCAGTTTAAAAGTATATAGCTTGCCGTCAGGGCTAACTTTCCAGCTTTCTGCAAGCCACGGAGTTGGATTTCCGGTTTGATCCAGAAATACAAGCCCTTCAAAAAGAAGGTTTTGACCAAAAATTTCACCGCCATAGAGGTGAGGATTCAGATCTCGCAGGTCGCGGTAGTTGGCCATGACCAAGGTGTCCTTAGCGGTGGTGGCCTGTCCCAAAGCTGTAAGGCCAAAAACCATCGTAAGAACAAGCAAAACAATCAAAGATTTGTTACGCATCATTTCTCCATTAACGGGTTACTTAAGGTTGTTGAAAGTATGTTATCGAAAACGAAAACAACTCTCATTTTCAATTAATAAAACTACTCGTCAACATATTAACTCTATGGTCTCGAGTTTTTTGTATAAAAAATTGGAGAGGCAATGGTGCTTACCAATATGTTTGATTTATTTTTTAGTATAGTATGATCGCTCACTTGATATTGATGTTGAGAATGAATGTCAATATAAAAATATTTCACTAGTATTTGGTTGAGTAAAAATGATTTTTATATGTGTGATTTTCTTTTTTGAGATATTTTGGAGTTTTATAATACTAATTTATACGTATGTTCTGGAAAGAGTAGGGGAAGTAGGCCACTAAAAAAAATATGGAGTTCTTGAAGGCATTTGTTAAGAACTAGTAGAATAATTCGCTTATTATTATCTTGTGATTGATATGATATGTTTATTACATGCGGATTGGATGGTGCGTTGAGGGAGTTGGGGAGGTTGTCTAAGGCTAAGGCGCATCCGGGTGAATCAGAAGTGAGGAGCATTGACTGCTGATGAGATCAAGTAAAATCTATTTTGCTATGATTATATCTAGCGCTATGTTATTACGGATTCGTTTACAGTGTTTGTTACTTGATTCAGACTGAAGTTAACTTTTATCCTGAGGTCGTGGGTTATGAAAAACAGTTTCCGTATATTTGCATCTGTGTTCTTGTTTATAAGTTTCCTTTCTATTTCATCTATATCTACTGCGTCCGAAAAAATATCCATTCCAGAGGATTGTCCATGTAAAGGGGCTATTACAGATCTTATCGATGCTTATAATCATGATAAGGTCTTTAAGGTGCTTATTGATGAGGCATTTAAAAATATGCAGCCTGTTTCGGAAGAATACAGGAAAGGTGGTAATCCTTGGGTGGGGAGAACATTTGCCGACCTGATTCCGTTTTTTGTGGAGTGGAGTTCTTTTCTACCGGAAGCAAAGGGCAGTCATGATAACGGGCTTAAATATATAGAACAGATGGATCTGTTTGCATATAAAAATCCATTTGGTCGAGTCGCTTTCCAGACTTCACCGGGAATTGATATATTCAATCGTTTTGCACGTGAGCGCGGTGAATATCTATCAAGCAGAGCTTCGATAAAATATGTAGCCAAATGGCTCGCTGATCCCCGTATTGAAAAGGAAGAATACGACTTGCCAAATCCAAAAGCTGCTGATGGTGGATTTAAGTCTTACAATGACTTTTTTTCACGTAAGTTTAAAGATATCAACAAGGTCCGCCCGCAGACTATGCCGGGCCGAGATTATATTATTTCCGCGCCGACCGATGCTATTATGAATTCCATTCCTGCAAAAATTGTAGATCGAACCACCAAGATCAGGACTAAAGGTACTCAGGAACTGAATATTAAGGAGCTACTGAAAGGATCACGCTATTGGAGTCATTTTGTTGGTGGTACGGCTCTATCTTGTATTCTGATGCCTAATACCTACCACTACTATCATGCTCCGGTCGGCGGTAAAATTATTGAAACACGTCTAGTGGACGGAGCATTGCTGGGGATGGAAGATTTTCCAAAATTCGTTCCGGCTAATGGCAACGTAGGGGCTTACGGTGCAAGTTTTGGTGCGTTTGAAAGCTATCAGCGTGGTTATTTTATTATAGATACCGGAAAATACGGTCTTGTAGGAGTTGTTCCTGTGGGGCTAAGCACTGTTGGGTCCGTTATATTCAAAGACAAGTTTCTCAAAGCGAAAGATCCGGTAGCGGTCAAGCGTGGTGATGAATTGGGACACTTTCTTTATGGAGGGTCTATGGTTATTTTAATTTTTGAACCCGGAAAATACAGTTCCGATGCGATTAAGGTTCGTCTGGGGAATCAAATCGGTATATTTGATACCAATTCAACTAATTAATATTTAAGAAAAAAACAGAATATGTAAGACCGGAAACAAGATAGTTCCCGGTCTTTTTTAATGGTTATAATAATTGAACTTATCACCTAAATACCTGCCAACAACAATTCGTGAAAATAAGTTTTTAAAAAATAGTTAAATATAATATTTTTTGTTTCAATACAGAAATATTTGGAGTGGCGTGTAATCAGTACTTTCAGCAAACTGTCCAAACAATAGCTGTGCTGGTGAAGGCGTGATTCTTTACAAGAGAGATTATTTGATCTTATATGGATCAGCTGTTTGAATTTATTGATAATAAAGAATTGATTTAAAAGAGATGGTCATGGGTAAAAAAATAAAGATGTAACCATCAAAGTTAACGAAAAACAGTTGCCTGTATGGGCTTCAAATATTTTATCTCAATTTGCTGGCTAAAACTATGCAACTAAGTGTTATGCTCGGTTAAGATTTGGAACACTTTTTATGAAGTTTAGCTTCAGTAATCAAATCCCATGTGAGTTTTTATATGAAAATTTAATTTTAATCTGTTGGGAGAATACGCTGTGACTAATCAAGGTGAAAACGTCAATTCCGGGCGACTGCCTGAAGAGATCTCTGACGTTTTTGAGTCTTTTTCAGACTTCATTTTATTTACCGATGATAGCGGTCTTATCTGTTCGGCGAATCCTCCTGCTGTAGATTTTTTTGATGGGCCTTTGACTAAACGAAGAATATGGAGCCTTTTAGGGGTCGATTCATCGGGAATAGATGCCTTTTTACAATCTTTTCCTGCTGAAAGTGTCCATGAAATTCCTTATGGCGAAAGCGGTGGAAGCTATTCCCTACGCTTCATTTCCTTAAGGAGACCGTACTGTTCGGGAGGATTTGTTGCAATTATTACAAATAATGCTCCACTCGTAGAGCTGCATGAGACCTATGAGGAGCGTATTGAAGATAATATTGCAGCATTAGATGATAGTATTTCTCTTTTCAATGCTTTGTTTGAAGCCGCGCAAGACCCCACAATACTTGCTGATTCTACCTTTAGAATACTGACATCGAATCCTGCTTCTGAGAGACTTCTCGGACGTAGTTCAACTCTTTCCGGGAACAGTTGCCTTAATATTTTCAATGCTGAATCAGCCAGAGTTGTGCGACAGTATTTTGAGACTTGCACTACTGAAATACCTGTTCCATTTGATGACCTGCTAACAGTGCGTGATAGTGACGGTAACGATATTTCTGTTGAGTTGACCATGCATAAAGTCCGGCTGCAGTCGGGGATAGTTTTTCATCTTGTGCTGCGTGATATGAGTGATATTCAACGCCTTGAAACCGGTCTTGAAGAGAGCCGTGAGCAGGTTGACGGAATGAACGTGGCTCTGCGTACTGTCATTGAGTCGGTAGAGGAAGAGAAGAAGGATATGCATGAAGAATTTGCCCTGCAGGTCCGGGAGCAGATCTTACCCGCATTGGACCGTATGATAAAAGAGCCGCTTCCGCAGCTGCGCACCAGCTTTGGTCTGTTTATAAAAGAACGCCTTTCAGCTTTAGCAGGTGAGAGCGGGGATCATTTTGAGGAACTCCTGCTTAAGCTTACTCCTCGTGAAGTTGAAATCTGCCGCTATATTGAGTCTGGAAAGAGTTCTGAAAGAATTGCTGAGTTGTTGGCGATAGCGGCAGACACAGTACGTACCCACCGAAAAAATATCCGCCGTAAACTTGGTTTGCGTGGCAAGAGTGTTTCTCTGATTTCTTATCTTAAAAGCCAGATTGGCTCATAAAATTATTGGGTAGTCAATATACCCAATAGATACCCATAAAGTCGCCTTGTTGTTATATGTAAATTAGGTTCTATTATACCCGTTAACAGGATGGTAGTCTTTTAATTTGTATTTAAGAGTGCTTATGTACTCTAAATAACTTACAAGAATTAATCTTAGAGATGCACTATTTAATGCTGTATTCTCTCTTACTGCATTGATTGTATTTAAGATATTTTCATTTATGCATCGTATGAAAATTCAAAAAATCACGTCTACTTCATCTGTGATCGTATATAAAAGCGTATACGACAAAAATTAATATTACATATTTAGGAGAAAACATGAGACGTTTTACTACCTTGTACCTTATGGTGTTCACTTTGTTTATCGCTGTGGCTGTATCCGGCTGTGCCCAGCAGGAAAAAAAAGGTTTGGAGAAAGTTAAAGAGTCCGGTGAAGTCAGTTTTGCTATGAGTGGGGGGTACCCTCCGTTTAATTTTTACAACAATAAGAATGAGCTCGTCGGCTTTGATGTGGATGTGGCTAAAGAAGTTGCAAAAAGACTAGGCGTGAAGCTTAAACCTGTCACCACTGAATGGAGCGGCATAATTGAAGGGTTACGTTCCGGAATTTATAGCGGGATTCTTGGCAGTATGGCCGCCACCGAACAGCGTAAGAAGGTCGTGGATTTTTCCATTCCTTATTATTATTCGGGCGCACAAATGTTCGTCCGTGAAGATGCTCCATTTAAATCCGTTCAGGACTTGAAATCAAAGGCTATCGGGCTCGTTACCGGAACCACTTTTGAGCAGGATGCCAAAAAACTGGGAGTCACCGACATTCGCCTTTATAAGGACGACACTCAAACTCTTACCGAACTTTCAAATGGTGTTATCGACGGAGTTATTACCGACCGCGTTGTGGGCGTGAATGCCATGAATAGTGGTAAATTTAAGATAAAACCTCTCGGTTCCCCTCTGCGCAGGGAAGATATTGCAGTTGCTTTTCGTAAGGATGACAAGACATTGACTGATCAGGTGGATAAGATACTTAACCAGATGCACGAAGATGGCACTCTTACGAAGCTTAGTAAGAAGTGGCTAAATGTGGATATTACTAAAAAATAATAAAAAAATAAGGGGCTGAAAAGCTCCTTATCTTTTTTGATTAAAGGTAGAAAAATGTATTTTGATTTTACAAGCCTGCCGGATTATATTCCGTATTTTCTCCCGGCGGCATGGATGACTCTTGAGATTACCATGCTTGGTATTCTTCTTGGACTGATCCTCGGACTTATTACAGTCTTCATGCGTATCTCAGATAAGAAGATATTTAATCTTCCAGCTCATGCATATATCTATGTAATTCGTGGAACTCCGCTTCTGCTGCAGTTATTGTTTATCTATTTTGGTATGCGAAGCCTTATAGGATTGTCGGCACTGCCTGCGGCCGTTTTGGCTCTTGGTGTTCATAATGGGGCTTATATCGCTGAGATTTTTAGAGGTGCGATTGTTTCTATCTCTTCCGGGCAGATGGAGGCGGCTCGCAGTATAGGGATGAGTTACCCTCGAGCAATGCTC of Maridesulfovibrio zosterae DSM 11974 contains these proteins:
- a CDS encoding DUF554 domain-containing protein, with product MIPTGSLVNGAAIIGGSLLGVILHSRFPERIRQIVFQALGLGTILIGLQMALKVQDILILMFSLLIGGIIGELLQLDTLFERGASKLKQMVGSKDTGFIDGMITASLIFCIGAMAIIGSFEEGINGNTTILYTKSLLDGFASIALASSYGIGVLFSFIPVMLYQGSLTLFASSFHEWFSPLIIDQLTATGGLLILGISLTLLEIKRINLSNLLPSLVVVVLLTVLIG
- the opp1B gene encoding nickel/cobalt ABC transporter permease codes for the protein MHVYIIRRTLIALATLLAVSFLSFSLVNLTPANPAEVALRVNDVIPTPEAIQEMKIELGMDKPFLVRYAIWLERCAHLDFGTSFTNTNRTVAGELARSFPYTLKLTSVALVLLILISLPVGVASAVWKDSLFDKGVRFIIFAGTSVPNYWLAFLLIWLFSLTWKILPSSGTSSLAHYILPALSLNTLYIATYVRLIRNSMLENMKENYTLYARARGISEKKIIWLHVLKNSLQSSITALGIGIVRILSGTVVIENIFAIPGIGRLCVASIFNRDYPTLQAYIFIMGVFFVLTNFSIDILHCMVDPRLKTRAQHA
- the opp1C gene encoding nickel/cobalt ABC transporter permease, with the translated sequence MHKILKNKTAVFCIVIIAIFTIVGIFAPWIAPHDPNETDIINTFAPSSWKYPLGTDQLGRDVASRIIFGVRTSLFYSFLTMLITAAIGAVIGITSGYFRGKFDELVMRGCDVMLSFPYEVLVLSIVGILGPGLFNIVLANIVAKLAWYVRMIRCAVISYTHSNYIQYSQTIGTSKRYILVRHLMPNVASEITLLATLDVGWIIINISTLSFLGLGVQPPTAEWGAMLNEAKEVLFSNPEQMILPGLAIMIVVSAFNLLGDSLRDIFDPKEHQ
- the nikA gene encoding nickel ABC transporter substrate-binding protein; this translates as MRNKSLIVLLVLTMVFGLTALGQATTAKDTLVMANYRDLRDLNPHLYGGEIFGQNLLFEGLVFLDQTGNPTPWLAESWKVSPDGKLYTFKLRDDVSFTDGTKFNAKTAKQNFDTLLENGTRHGWLESIRLMLAVQNKGKEAVRTTGEYTLEIEFAEPYYPFIVELGVTRPFRMISPKCFKGKTSKNGVNCLHGTGSYILKDNTVDEYSEFVANENYWGKKPAIKKIIAKVIPDNQARLIALESGDIDLVYGLNLISPKAYKRFENKKGFGTVMSDPMSTRMMILNTTRPELSDARVRRALQYLTNRQIISDKIMLGMETPAYTLFSKNIPCANIDLEPYKYDPKKAAVLLDEAGWKMDGSIRKKDGKELKITLTYDSDKVLERTIAQYLQSMWGKSGVKMKIVGEEEQAHRDRLKGGDFDISFNISWGTPYDPQSFIGAMRKPVYGDYAAQQGLKEKAQIDQAILDALKSVDIKKRQEHYTYILKTLHEEAVYLPLTYERNRAIFSDKVKDVGFNPSQFEIPLQRMKLQ
- a CDS encoding MATE family efflux transporter — encoded protein: MNSKSITHRQYFAIALPFIVSTVTQPLLGAVDTAVVGHLDSPIYIGGVAIGTVILNTLYWLFGFLRVSTTSQSAMALGTKKKEDIIASLSRPFILAAGMGLLFVMLQIPIWHAARSLMAPEPKVAEQAGIYFSILIWGAPFVLLNYTVIGWLMGQAKTRETLITQVSGNILNIILDIIFVTGFRLGVAGVAVASLIAQFSTLALGLYFVHQTAPISLSDYLAQLRMKSDDIRIIASSNIDLLLRTVCLLIMFNLMTKVGASLGATELATNAVLMQVTFIISYIFDGIANTSSVFSGKSVGQQDAELMSLTFLRNRQWTIGVMLIMSSIVGIFGRDLGRIFTNIPEILTNYQTVYYWGIIFPIAAGFGLTLYGIFTGAGATRPVRNSTFKALLGFLGTLAVCVPLWGNTGLWLAFIIFYIGRGAFLYPYVGQVQSKIK
- a CDS encoding ABC transporter ATP-binding protein, which gives rise to MLLQVENLSITHYGHGKSTPLTQDVSFSLDHNQCLGIVGESGSGKSLTCLAINGFLNNHFEITGRAVFKGHDLLTMNKEERRKIRGRKICMILQNPMTAFNPLFTIGYHVVETITSHQKLSPADALDCMAKIFSQVNLKDPETIFNKYPHELSGGMLQRIMVALALVMRPDLIIADEPTTAIDYMSQQDVIRELKSIREYFNTALIFISHDLSLVSHLADNIIVMHNGSVVEKGKADEVFFTPQEDYTKNLIETRQHIVQTFTQIMG
- a CDS encoding ABC transporter ATP-binding protein encodes the protein MLLNVQNVTKSFPVGEDLFSKQRQQILKGVTFSMEKGECLGIVGESGSGKSTLGRIILGLEDADSGTVTFSPEVTASPLAKSVVFQDYTTSVNPRMLIKQAIAEPLLRSAMKKTALKKRIVELLNEVGLGTDLAERYPHQLSGGQLQRVCIARAIAPNPAFILFDEAVSSLDVSVQAQVLMLMRTLKEKHNIAFMFITHDITVATYVCDKLIFLNKGIVAEHINDMKKLNYAKNEYAKDLLQAAHFLEKPFTRRIQNEQ